CAGACCTGAACTAAAAGTCGCATAATGGGTGGTTGCCATTAGTTCGTTAATATTGATATCAGTTTCAAGATCTTTGGCATACTCAATAATGCAATGCGGCACAACAACTCTCCTTTCCATTGATGTAATGTTTACACGAAAACACTAGCACATATAAAAACGAGAACTCATAGCAAGATCTGTTTTTTGATAAAAATCATTACTAACAACTGGGTTATTTTAGTTTCTGTGATTTATGCACGGGATCGGTAAAAAATAAGTTGTGACAATGTTACTCACGTTATTTTAAAACGTTAGCACCTTATCTGCGATTAACGTCCAGTGAGCTAAATCATCTAATGTACCTATTTCACAACCCTCAATCAGCAGTTCTTGTGATAAACCACGAGCACTACAGCATGTTTTACATAACGACACTTCACTCCCCTGTGCTAAGGCAATTTCAACCATTTGCTGAATATCATAACCTTCAACAGGATTTTGCTTATGCATTGCACACATCACAGCATCAGACATTAAGAACAGCTTAATTTGAGTGGATTGTTCTTCTTGCTCATTTAACTTAATCGCTAGACGTAACGCATTAAATGGACGCTCTGAACCATAAGGGGCATCATTAATAACAATTAAAATGGTTTGCATAACATACTCTTTCAAAAACCGGATCGATAAGAAAAAGATTGTCACACAAATATAGTGGGATTAATACAGCGTCTAATTCATTACTCCTCGTGAATAGCAATGAATAATTTAGTAATAGAGATCACATTTTAAGTGCTTTTCTCTTTAACGTGCGTTTACAAAACACTCTGTTAGCGCAAATAATTGTCGCAAATTCAATTTATATGCACATTCTGCTATTAACCGTTGAAATAATTTGGCACATTACCGCCTCAGTTGGTTTACTGCTTGATTTCCTCCAGCTGTCATGTGTTTAACTTCTAGCTAGAGATCATCAAATGAGCCATCGTCTCCAACTTACTCATGCCCCGTCAGTCCTGTTTTTATTTGGCCTTTCCGGTGCAGGTAAATCGTTCGTCGGTGATGTAATTGGCGATCACGATGATTGGTTTGTTTATCATGCTGATGATGATCTTACCGATGAAATGCTAGATGTTATTCACGCAAACCAACCATTCACTGAAGAAATGCGTGATAATTTTTTTGAACGCATTAGCAAAAAAGTAAACCAATTCCGTAGCCAATATTCTCGTGTTGTTGTCACTCAAGGCGCTTATAAAAAGAAGCATCGTGATTATCTACGTCAAACGATTAATGATATTGAATTGATTTACGTCACAGCGACAGATTCACTCATTCATCAACGTTTGGAATACCGTATTAACGGCATCTCTAATAAGAGTGCTGAAGCGATTAAACACATTTTTGAAGTACCAGACTCATCAGTTAAAACCATCTTTAACTATGAAGGTAAAACATCAATTATCGAACAGCTAAACAATTTTTATAGTGAGAAATTAATTGAAAGCAGTGAAACAATTTGCGAATAGTCATTAGATTAGCGTAATTTTACTGAAAGGTTTCTTTAATCCATATTTAATCTTTAATATTAAATAGTTCGTTCATCACGTTTCTGTATATTCACCCTTAAACATATGCATATTTTGGCATAAACTTACCCTTGTATATGTTGTGCTTATTTTAAGGTGTGTATGTGAGTGGGTTAAAACCGTATCTTGTTGTCATCTTTATGCCCTTAGTGGCAATTGTGGCTATTTTAAGTCTTTACTCTTATCAGAAAGACAGTATTCAATTAACGGAACACATCAAAGAGAATGAACTTAGTCAGTTAGAGTCTCTCATTCACCTTACTAATCTTCACCTTAATACGGTTTCCGAAGATTTAAATAGCCTTACATACCAACTGCAACAAGAACCGCTTCATGAACCACTACGTGTATTAGAAAAAGCACGTGTTTTAAAACAATTTAAAAGCCTTTTAATCAACTCCGATTTATACGACTCTATTCGCCTTATCGACTACAAAAACACCCAAGTGCTTTTCTTGAAAAAAGCAGAAAACGGCTTTTACATTGATTACAATCACACGATTAATGATGAACAGCAATTAAGAAATATCGACCATACCTTTTCTATTGAAAATAAAAAGAATTATATCGATAAATCAGATAACACGATCTCATTCTACCAACACCTTAAAATGGAGAATAGCCATTGGGTGATCCAACTAAGTTATCGCCATCTACCTATTAACGATCTCTCAAATAATAACGGACGAGTGAATTTCATTATTAACCATGATGGACAGTGGATCTCTCCTCCTTACTTGCAAAAATCATTGACGACAGAGCAGATCAATTCAAATACAGCTGAAGATGTTTTATTTTCTGATGCTTACCCATATTTATGGAATACAGTTAAACGGTTAGATAAAGGACAAACCATTATTGGTAATTACCTTTATAGCTATAGCCCAGTGATTTTTAATAGCGATCAGCATGAAGATAACCTAAGCAATGATATTTCTGAATGGGTTTTAATTTCCTCTATTAATATAAGTAAAGAGCTTAACAGCTTATATTTCTCTAACTTTACCCGTATTCGATTAGCTGCAATCTGTGCGACATTCCTAGTGCTTATAGGCAGTACTGCATTACTTGTGTGCCGACTGGTTAAGAAGCACAAGAATGAACAAGAGCTACGTCAACAGCGCGACGATAACCTTAATCGTTATGCTGCAATCATTAAAAATAGTGAAGATGGCATTATTGTGCTTAACAATAAGCGCGTGATCACCGCTATTAATGATGCGGCTTTTACTATTTTAAACCTTCACGGTAACGCTCTACACAAACCTTTAATTGATCTATTTAAATCCGAGCAAATTAAAACTGAGTTAGTTAATTTACTTAATACTATCGATCTCTTACCTAACTCTGAACATTTAAAAACCCACATCAAATTAAAATTCAGGCGTTCAAAACACTTAGAAGTTATTGCAACTAAACAAGTCAATAACGTTGACGATAACATTCTGCTTCATATAGCCGATGTCACTTATTGGGTAGAACGTGAAAAACGATTACAAGCTCTTTCTCTAGCAGCAGAGCAAAGTACTGAATCTGTTGTGATCACGGATAAAAATGGGTTTATTCAATATGCTAACGGTGCTTATTTAAAACAAAGTAATAAAACATTTAAAGATCTAGTCGGTAGCCATAGCGCGTCTTGCTTTGATGATTATTTTGATAACGATAAAGAACGTGAAACTTTATTTAATAAATTAATGTCAGGGCAATCTATCCAGCATGTTATTGCTAAAAAGAAAGAGAACGACATTACTTATATTGATTACACAATCTCACCTATTCGCGGTGATGATGGCAAAATTTGTAACTACATCGCGACCAGTAAAGACATAACAGATCGCATTACTTATGAAAATAAGCTTCATCGGTTGGCGCACTACGACTCAATAACACAATTACCTAATCGGACACTGTTTAGTCAAGATATTGGCCGTAGCGCATTAGAAGCAGCAAAGCATCAAGCTCAAATTGCTGTCATGATTATCGACTTAGAGCTCACTAAACAACTACATGAATCCATGAGTAATGAGGAGATTGAAAAAATCCTCTTAATCTTATCTAAGCGGATTAAATCTAACTTAGATTCAAATGATATGTTAGCGCGTATTGATACTGATGAATTTGGCATTTTAATTCACGCATTTCATGACACTCAAGTCATTAACCAATTAGCGAAGCGACTCTTACAAATCATCAGTTCACCACTTTCGCTTGATTGCCAAGTTTTTTCTGTCTCAGCAAATATAGGTATCGCACTCAGCTCTAATAGTGAAACAGATCCTAAAATACTACAAAAATATGCGCATATTGCCCTATATCGTGCAAAGGCATTGGCTGGCAGCAACTACTGCTACTTCACTGAAGCAATGGAAGTGGAAAATGTACAACGACTATTACTAGAATCAGATTTAAGACGAACAATTGGTACTGACAGCTATGAATACTTTTATCAACCCAAAGTTAGTACTATTACCCACCGCTTATGTGGTGTTGAAGCGCTTTTAAGATGGAAAAACTGTAAAGGTGAATACCGCTCCCCTGCTGATGTGATCCCTATTCTTGAGTCATCAGAATTGATAATAGAAGCTTATGAGTACCTTATTCAACAAGCTTGTAAACAGCTTAAACAATGGCAAGATAAAGAGTATTTCTTTGATCTTGCAATTAATATCTCAGCTAGACAGTTACTTGAAGCCGATTTAGTACAATCAATTACTGATGCAATCTCTCAATCAGGTTGTGACCCTCGCTATTTGGAGCTTGAACTGACTGAAAGTGTATTAATGTGTGATGTGCAATTTGCATTAACGCAACTACAGGAACTGCGTGATTTAGGGATAAAAATTGCCATTGATGATTTTGGTACTGGCTACTCATCACTTGCTTATTTATCACGCTTTCCAATCAATATTCTTAAAGTTGATAGAGAATTTATTAAGGAGCTACCTTTTAATAAAGATAGCATTACCATTTGTCGCTCAATCATTGAATTAGCACATAACCTTAATCTCACCATTGTCGCTGAAGGTGTTGAGAATCAAGATCAACTTGAGTTTTTAGAGTCTCTCGGTGTAGAGGAGCTACAAGGTTACCACTTTGATAAACCACTCCCTCTTACTAGTTTTGAAGATAAGTACCTTATGGAAGAAACAAAATCACCAGTTTTAACTTGATACAGGTTCTCATCAATTCAATTGTGGCTTATCATTATAAAAGAATGATTGTTATGTAGGGTGCTTTGATGAGCTTTGATGAACATTTAAATAACTTTATCAAGCAGCGAGAACAGTTTGGTACGCCTAGTCAGCAACGACAACAAAAACGCAATGCTTATGTTGTCGTTGATGCAACGGATCAAAGTAAAGCTCGTGAAGCTATGGCGAAAGAGCAAGAACTCGCCTCAAAACGTGCAGAGTTCGAAACAAAACAGCATCATGATCGTATTAAAGGTCGCTGCGTATTACCGGATGAAGCAAAAGCATTAGAAAGTACTCAAACACATGCTAGACCAGCTGATCCTGGTCGTATTGCTTATATCCAGCAACTGAAAAAAGATCTCAAACTAAAAAAGTACAGCAACTAGTCTTAATTTTGAATAAACAAAGAGGAAGCAAA
The sequence above is a segment of the Photobacterium leiognathi genome. Coding sequences within it:
- a CDS encoding DsrE/DsrF/TusD sulfur relay family protein, which encodes MQTILIVINDAPYGSERPFNALRLAIKLNEQEEQSTQIKLFLMSDAVMCAMHKQNPVEGYDIQQMVEIALAQGSEVSLCKTCCSARGLSQELLIEGCEIGTLDDLAHWTLIADKVLTF
- a CDS encoding adenylyl-sulfate kinase is translated as MSHRLQLTHAPSVLFLFGLSGAGKSFVGDVIGDHDDWFVYHADDDLTDEMLDVIHANQPFTEEMRDNFFERISKKVNQFRSQYSRVVVTQGAYKKKHRDYLRQTINDIELIYVTATDSLIHQRLEYRINGISNKSAEAIKHIFEVPDSSVKTIFNYEGKTSIIEQLNNFYSEKLIESSETICE
- a CDS encoding EAL domain-containing protein, encoding MSGLKPYLVVIFMPLVAIVAILSLYSYQKDSIQLTEHIKENELSQLESLIHLTNLHLNTVSEDLNSLTYQLQQEPLHEPLRVLEKARVLKQFKSLLINSDLYDSIRLIDYKNTQVLFLKKAENGFYIDYNHTINDEQQLRNIDHTFSIENKKNYIDKSDNTISFYQHLKMENSHWVIQLSYRHLPINDLSNNNGRVNFIINHDGQWISPPYLQKSLTTEQINSNTAEDVLFSDAYPYLWNTVKRLDKGQTIIGNYLYSYSPVIFNSDQHEDNLSNDISEWVLISSINISKELNSLYFSNFTRIRLAAICATFLVLIGSTALLVCRLVKKHKNEQELRQQRDDNLNRYAAIIKNSEDGIIVLNNKRVITAINDAAFTILNLHGNALHKPLIDLFKSEQIKTELVNLLNTIDLLPNSEHLKTHIKLKFRRSKHLEVIATKQVNNVDDNILLHIADVTYWVEREKRLQALSLAAEQSTESVVITDKNGFIQYANGAYLKQSNKTFKDLVGSHSASCFDDYFDNDKERETLFNKLMSGQSIQHVIAKKKENDITYIDYTISPIRGDDGKICNYIATSKDITDRITYENKLHRLAHYDSITQLPNRTLFSQDIGRSALEAAKHQAQIAVMIIDLELTKQLHESMSNEEIEKILLILSKRIKSNLDSNDMLARIDTDEFGILIHAFHDTQVINQLAKRLLQIISSPLSLDCQVFSVSANIGIALSSNSETDPKILQKYAHIALYRAKALAGSNYCYFTEAMEVENVQRLLLESDLRRTIGTDSYEYFYQPKVSTITHRLCGVEALLRWKNCKGEYRSPADVIPILESSELIIEAYEYLIQQACKQLKQWQDKEYFFDLAINISARQLLEADLVQSITDAISQSGCDPRYLELELTESVLMCDVQFALTQLQELRDLGIKIAIDDFGTGYSSLAYLSRFPINILKVDREFIKELPFNKDSITICRSIIELAHNLNLTIVAEGVENQDQLEFLESLGVEELQGYHFDKPLPLTSFEDKYLMEETKSPVLT